One Clostridium estertheticum DNA segment encodes these proteins:
- a CDS encoding Rpn family recombination-promoting nuclease/putative transposase, with product MIKKHDFDAAWKSILEAFEIEIVELLFPEIFNNIAWELGTESLDKELQEIQKDIFDKDSSEKVISDKIIKVRLKDKGSKILFIHVEVQSYGSGYEVFGERMFRYFYSIWDKFRYKYKDNSEIVAAAIYTYSGDRGKDKSYVYKLPEIENTILTYNFKTIDVEKIKFEEINDDNPLKLVFKMAKNLLEIGARDEDILKAKIELGEELSTYDKVKNSEQIKSLVDFLEYLFLLQDPELEKEYENFKNIRGGAFKMSIEEIRKLHYKEEGREEGRKDERKQLILNQYKKGLSIEYIAEINDLDVEYVKEILKNSHQ from the coding sequence ATGATAAAGAAACATGATTTTGATGCAGCATGGAAATCAATTTTGGAAGCATTTGAAATAGAAATAGTCGAATTACTTTTTCCAGAGATATTTAATAATATAGCTTGGGAACTCGGAACAGAATCATTAGATAAAGAATTGCAAGAAATACAAAAGGATATATTTGATAAAGATAGTAGTGAAAAAGTAATATCGGATAAAATAATAAAAGTGAGATTAAAAGATAAAGGAAGCAAGATATTATTTATACATGTAGAGGTACAAAGTTATGGCAGTGGGTATGAAGTTTTTGGTGAAAGAATGTTTAGATACTTTTATAGTATATGGGACAAATTTAGATATAAGTATAAGGATAACTCAGAAATAGTAGCTGCTGCAATTTATACCTATAGTGGTGACCGTGGAAAGGATAAAAGCTATGTTTATAAACTACCAGAGATAGAAAATACTATACTAACATATAACTTTAAAACTATTGATGTAGAAAAAATAAAGTTTGAAGAAATTAATGATGATAACCCCTTAAAATTAGTTTTTAAAATGGCAAAAAATTTATTAGAAATAGGTGCAAGAGATGAAGATATATTAAAGGCAAAAATAGAATTAGGTGAAGAATTATCAACTTATGATAAAGTTAAAAATAGTGAACAAATAAAATCATTAGTAGATTTTTTAGAATACTTATTTTTACTCCAAGATCCGGAGTTAGAGAAAGAATATGAAAATTTCAAAAATATAAGAGGGGGTGCATTTAAAATGAGTATAGAGGAAATTAGGAAATTGCACTATAAGGAAGAAGGACGAGAAGAAGGACGAAAAGATGAACGAAAACAATTAATACTTAATCAATATAAAAAGGGACTTTCTATAGAATATATTGCAGAAATAAATGATCTTGATGTTGAATATGTGAAAGAAATACTAAAAAATAGTCATCAGTAG
- a CDS encoding ABC transporter ATP-binding protein has translation MENYNNEEENITKEYDSKLMRRLLKFAKPYKWYIILVIFIMLIVTAMDLARPYLIKNAIDNNLMGYNKEYTIVAKPLENSIPLGDKYVVQGYHRVGEPCSMVYHNNSYYIIHAKVQENTEFSIKVDRFTQGGASYKADIIKPADLKILRKTDAQEVIKTAVYIVIIAILIFILNYIQTYILQYTGQKIVFSIREAVFKQVEGLSLSFFDKNPVGRLVTRVTNDVETLNEMYTAVLVNLFKDLFMLVGIIIAMFILDVKLALITVGSLPFVIFTAYLFKKYDREAYRKVRARLARINSSISENISGMKTVQVFGKEEKKYKEFAEVNKSYKEATMGQIKVFAIFRPTMDLFSSLTLAVLLWFGGIRAIDGNIKLGVLFVFISYLMQFFQPIFDLTEKYDILQSSMASSERIFMLMDNQEKINNIKNPVEVDRLKGNIEFKNVWFAYKDEDWVLKDVSFNIQIGEKIAFVGATGAGKTSIINLITRLYDIQKGEILVDGQNIKHMRKEKLRENIATVLQDVFLFAGDIKGNVRLNNKNISDEDIIKACRYVNADKFIEKLPEKYSAPVNERGSTFSQGQRQLIAFARAIAFDPPILVLDEATSNIDTETESLIQDALNKLTINRTTIIVAHRLSTIKNADKIIVLHKGRIREIGNHEELVEKQGLYSNLYKLQYMEGK, from the coding sequence ATGGAAAATTATAATAATGAGGAAGAGAATATAACTAAAGAATATGACTCAAAGCTTATGAGGAGACTTCTAAAATTTGCAAAACCATACAAGTGGTACATAATCCTTGTAATATTTATAATGTTAATAGTAACAGCTATGGATTTAGCTCGTCCATACCTCATAAAGAATGCTATAGATAATAATCTAATGGGCTACAATAAAGAGTACACCATTGTAGCAAAGCCTCTAGAGAATAGTATCCCTCTAGGCGATAAGTATGTAGTTCAAGGATATCATAGAGTTGGTGAACCCTGCTCTATGGTATATCATAATAACAGTTACTATATAATCCATGCAAAAGTACAAGAAAACACTGAATTTAGTATAAAAGTTGATAGGTTTACGCAAGGAGGCGCTTCCTATAAGGCAGATATTATAAAGCCTGCGGATTTGAAAATACTAAGAAAAACCGATGCACAGGAAGTTATAAAAACTGCAGTATATATTGTTATAATAGCTATTCTGATTTTTATACTTAATTATATTCAGACATACATATTGCAATATACAGGGCAAAAGATTGTGTTTAGCATTAGGGAGGCAGTATTTAAACAGGTAGAGGGCTTGTCACTATCATTCTTTGATAAAAACCCTGTGGGGCGCCTTGTGACTAGGGTAACAAACGATGTGGAAACGCTAAATGAAATGTATACAGCAGTACTTGTTAATTTATTTAAGGATTTGTTCATGCTAGTGGGAATAATTATAGCTATGTTCATACTAGATGTTAAATTGGCACTAATTACTGTAGGGTCACTACCCTTTGTAATTTTCACGGCTTATCTGTTCAAGAAATATGATAGGGAAGCTTATAGAAAAGTAAGAGCTAGACTTGCAAGGATAAATTCCTCTATATCAGAAAATATATCTGGTATGAAAACCGTTCAGGTCTTTGGCAAAGAAGAGAAAAAATATAAGGAATTTGCAGAGGTAAATAAATCTTATAAAGAAGCCACCATGGGTCAAATAAAAGTATTTGCAATCTTTAGGCCTACCATGGATTTGTTTTCCTCCTTAACCTTGGCAGTACTTTTATGGTTTGGTGGAATAAGGGCAATTGATGGAAATATAAAACTAGGGGTGTTATTTGTTTTCATTAGTTATTTAATGCAGTTTTTCCAGCCTATATTTGACCTTACAGAAAAGTACGATATACTCCAATCCTCCATGGCATCCTCAGAAAGAATTTTTATGCTTATGGATAATCAGGAAAAAATTAATAATATTAAAAATCCAGTGGAAGTGGATAGACTTAAGGGAAATATAGAGTTTAAAAATGTTTGGTTTGCATATAAAGATGAAGATTGGGTTTTAAAAGATGTTAGTTTCAACATACAAATTGGTGAGAAAATAGCCTTTGTTGGAGCTACAGGTGCGGGAAAAACCTCCATTATAAACCTTATAACCAGATTATATGACATTCAAAAGGGTGAGATATTGGTGGATGGACAGAATATCAAGCATATGAGAAAAGAAAAGCTACGGGAAAACATAGCTACAGTACTTCAGGACGTATTTCTCTTTGCAGGGGACATAAAAGGTAATGTACGTCTAAATAATAAAAATATATCTGATGAGGATATAATAAAAGCCTGTAGATATGTGAATGCTGATAAGTTTATTGAAAAATTGCCCGAGAAATATTCTGCCCCTGTTAATGAAAGAGGTTCAACTTTTTCACAAGGTCAAAGGCAGTTAATAGCCTTTGCAAGAGCAATAGCTTTTGATCCACCAATACTAGTATTAGATGAAGCTACTTCTAATATAGATACAGAAACTGAAAGCTTAATTCAAGATGCATTAAATAAGCTTACAATAAATCGTACTACAATTATTGTGGCGCATAGATTATCTACTATTAAAAATGCAGACAAGATAATAGTGCTGCATAAAGGTAGGATACGAGAAATAGGAAATCATGAGGAGTTAGTTGAAAAACAAGGATTGTATAGCAATTTATATAAGCTACAGTATATGGAAGGGAAATAA
- a CDS encoding ABC transporter ATP-binding protein: MKKIRELFKYTYDYRKRYLFGIVFLIIVDICQLIPPKLIGFITDNISKGTASKGLLLKYILFIVMVAALMAIGRYVWRIFIVGSSRFVEYDIRNKFFTHLQSLSTNFYDENKTGDLMALATNDLNAVRMALGQGVIMIIDAVVLTIATIVIMLSINVRLTLLSLLPLPFVSIVSLKFGKIMHRKFTKVQEAFSKLTDMVQENFSGIRIIKSFVQEESEFQKFDVENTNNFKANMSLIRIWGLFSPLIEFIASLGLVLLVALGGVYVIYGNISLGDFIAFNMYLANLIWPMMAIGWVINLIQRGFASLERIEKILKEKPEIFDVNTNASATLKGDIVIKDLSFKYKTMEKPALSDISLTVKSGQTLGIVGRTGSSKTTLVELLLRLYNVEDGKIFINNEDINRIPLNTLRENIGFVSQDSFLFSNIISENINLAFEELDMDKVIQSTKDADIYDNIMDFPMGFETIVGERGVTLSGGQKQRTSIARALIKNPDILILDDCLSAVDAKTEVKILQNLKRIMKEKTSIIISHRISAVKDADAIIVLEEGEIIQRGTHAELINEVGIYKDIYEKQLIEERIQSEEEVAANGKL, encoded by the coding sequence ATGAAAAAAATCAGAGAACTTTTTAAATACACCTACGATTATAGAAAAAGGTATTTGTTTGGAATTGTATTTCTAATAATAGTTGATATATGTCAACTAATACCGCCAAAATTAATAGGATTTATAACAGACAATATTTCTAAGGGTACAGCAAGTAAAGGTTTACTATTAAAATACATATTGTTCATAGTAATGGTTGCAGCGCTTATGGCAATAGGTAGATACGTGTGGAGAATTTTCATTGTGGGTAGTTCAAGATTCGTGGAATACGATATAAGAAACAAATTTTTCACCCATCTACAAAGTTTGTCTACTAACTTTTATGATGAAAATAAAACAGGAGATCTTATGGCGCTAGCCACAAATGACCTTAATGCGGTGAGGATGGCTCTAGGACAGGGCGTAATTATGATTATAGATGCCGTAGTTCTAACTATAGCAACTATTGTTATTATGCTTAGCATAAATGTACGGCTTACGCTATTGTCACTTTTGCCACTTCCTTTTGTAAGCATAGTATCACTTAAATTTGGTAAGATAATGCACAGAAAATTTACTAAGGTTCAAGAAGCCTTCTCAAAGCTTACGGATATGGTTCAAGAAAATTTCTCTGGCATAAGAATTATTAAATCCTTTGTGCAAGAGGAAAGTGAGTTTCAGAAGTTTGATGTAGAAAACACCAATAATTTTAAAGCTAATATGTCCCTTATTAGAATATGGGGATTGTTCTCACCACTTATTGAATTTATTGCGTCCCTGGGGCTAGTACTATTAGTAGCCTTAGGTGGAGTATATGTAATTTACGGAAACATATCTCTGGGGGATTTCATAGCCTTTAATATGTATCTTGCCAATCTAATTTGGCCAATGATGGCTATAGGTTGGGTAATTAATCTTATTCAGAGAGGGTTTGCGTCACTAGAGCGAATAGAGAAAATTCTAAAAGAAAAACCTGAAATTTTTGATGTGAATACTAATGCTTCCGCAACACTTAAAGGCGATATTGTTATTAAAGACTTGAGCTTTAAGTATAAAACTATGGAAAAACCAGCCTTATCTGATATTAGTTTAACTGTAAAGTCAGGACAAACATTAGGTATAGTAGGACGCACAGGCAGTAGTAAAACTACCTTGGTTGAATTGCTCTTAAGGCTTTATAACGTAGAAGACGGTAAAATTTTTATAAATAATGAAGATATAAATAGGATTCCATTAAATACATTAAGAGAAAATATAGGTTTTGTATCTCAAGATTCCTTCTTATTCTCTAATATAATATCAGAGAATATAAATTTAGCCTTTGAAGAGCTAGACATGGATAAAGTAATTCAAAGCACTAAAGACGCAGACATTTATGATAATATAATGGATTTCCCAATGGGCTTTGAAACCATTGTTGGAGAAAGAGGAGTAACACTATCCGGTGGACAAAAGCAAAGAACCTCTATAGCAAGGGCTCTTATTAAAAATCCAGACATACTGATTTTGGATGATTGCTTATCTGCAGTAGATGCTAAAACAGAAGTTAAAATTCTTCAAAACCTAAAAAGAATAATGAAGGAAAAAACCTCTATTATAATATCTCACAGAATTTCTGCCGTAAAAGATGCAGATGCAATAATTGTGCTAGAAGAGGGAGAAATCATTCAAAGAGGAACCCACGCGGAGCTTATAAATGAAGTTGGCATATACAAAGACATTTATGAAAAGCAACTTATAGAGGAGCGAATCCAGTCTGAGGAGGAGGTGGCAGCTAATGGAAAATTATAA
- a CDS encoding PadR family transcriptional regulator produces the protein MADIEIKESEINIRSEEKRLYEEYKKKLLELRKVQKEKEAVGQVFTKGLLPLYVLFILSLGETNGNDISHKIGERTNGLWVPSTGGIYPLLKRLEKEKLVVGEWSSSKKAQKIYKITTEGIRQLENKKYLLQDKIEEALEVFKIIYSDLYK, from the coding sequence ATGGCTGATATAGAGATTAAAGAAAGTGAGATAAACATTAGGTCTGAAGAAAAAAGGCTTTATGAAGAATATAAGAAAAAACTTTTAGAACTTCGAAAGGTCCAAAAGGAAAAAGAAGCGGTAGGGCAAGTATTCACAAAAGGATTACTACCACTGTACGTGTTATTTATTCTAAGTTTAGGCGAAACTAATGGAAATGATATATCTCATAAAATTGGAGAGAGAACAAATGGTCTTTGGGTTCCTAGTACAGGCGGAATATACCCTCTTTTAAAAAGATTAGAAAAGGAAAAATTAGTGGTTGGTGAATGGAGTAGTTCTAAGAAAGCACAGAAAATCTATAAAATCACCACCGAAGGCATAAGGCAACTAGAAAATAAAAAATACTTATTGCAAGATAAAATTGAAGAAGCTTTAGAAGTATTTAAGATAATTTATAGTGATTTATATAAATAA
- a CDS encoding DegV family protein: MNKIALITDTTSDLSREFIEKYNVNVLPFRIIYSDREYLDNVDITPQEVYKNMETEVPTSSLPSMKDMEELFLKLEEQGYTHAIAITLSTGLSGIFNAIKLTSENHPSIITHLCDSQSIALGEGLIVTECGRLIEEGKSFEEVVEAIPSIKKRIHLYFVVGTLEYLKRGGRIGKVSGTIAELLNIKPIITVDTDGKYITSEKVRGRKQSLNKLVELTNNILDKKKCKVYMLHGHAEEEAKKVMESIRPHPNVISIEFGGYISPVSGVHSGPGLVGMVCIEEP; this comes from the coding sequence TTGAACAAAATAGCACTGATTACAGACACTACAAGCGATTTAAGTAGAGAATTCATAGAGAAATATAATGTTAATGTATTACCCTTTAGGATTATCTATTCTGATAGAGAATATTTAGACAATGTGGATATTACTCCACAAGAAGTTTATAAAAATATGGAGACCGAAGTACCTACATCCTCATTACCATCAATGAAGGATATGGAGGAGCTGTTTTTAAAATTAGAAGAACAGGGATATACTCATGCTATAGCAATAACGCTATCCACTGGGCTATCAGGTATATTTAATGCTATAAAACTTACAAGTGAAAATCATCCAAGTATTATTACTCACTTATGTGATTCACAATCCATAGCCCTTGGCGAAGGATTAATAGTAACTGAATGTGGAAGACTCATAGAAGAAGGAAAGAGCTTTGAAGAAGTTGTTGAAGCTATTCCATCTATTAAAAAGAGAATCCATCTATATTTTGTAGTAGGTACTTTAGAGTACTTAAAAAGAGGTGGAAGAATAGGCAAGGTTTCAGGCACTATAGCAGAGCTTTTAAACATTAAGCCTATTATCACTGTAGATACTGACGGTAAGTATATTACCAGTGAAAAGGTAAGGGGTAGAAAGCAATCCCTTAATAAACTTGTAGAACTTACAAACAATATTTTGGATAAAAAGAAGTGTAAAGTTTATATGCTTCACGGCCATGCAGAAGAAGAGGCTAAAAAAGTAATGGAGAGTATACGTCCTCATCCAAACGTTATTTCTATAGAATTTGGTGGATATATCAGCCCTGTATCAGGAGTTCATAGTGGACCAGGTTTAGTAGGAATGGTTTGTATAGAGGAACCTTAA
- a CDS encoding DUF1450 domain-containing protein, which produces MKISFCENNEGIEEVVEAVRNEYPECTVTTNKCIGACDKCGNTLIARINGKLVEAEDCENLLDIIGEYMELE; this is translated from the coding sequence ATGAAGATTAGTTTTTGTGAGAATAATGAAGGAATAGAAGAAGTTGTCGAAGCTGTTAGAAATGAGTACCCAGAATGTACAGTTACCACAAATAAATGTATAGGTGCCTGCGATAAATGTGGAAATACTCTAATTGCCAGAATAAATGGGAAATTAGTTGAGGCAGAAGATTGCGAAAATCTATTAGATATTATAGGCGAGTACATGGAGTTAGAATAG
- a CDS encoding cobyrinate a,c-diamide synthase gives MKSIVIASNCSGGGKTTVTLGIMKALKNRGFKVQGYKVGPDYIDPAFHTKITGSDSRNLDLYLMGENGVKASFSRGEGDLGVVEGVMGLYDGKGTDTSYSTYDLSKVLDLPIILVLSPKAQVATLCAEINGIVNFRDANIKGIILNNITEGYYNLLKAAIKENCNLEVLGYLPKDERLDLKSRHLGLIQSSEVEDLEGKIEICAQLLEKHLDMDLLLDGFKESEKYVDNFHVENKGKKIAVAYDKAFSFYYKENLELLEELGEVIYFSPIEDKELPGNIDFLYIGGGYPEVFIGELSQNTSMLDSIKIALNNGLRCYAECGGLMYLTLGEKPQGEKLGVEDQTAHNAVGFFEGYYALTKTLQNFGYAEIKVNVENNIISKNMSINCHEFHKSIVKLEAEKVFKLSKQVYDGSLKDWKCGYVMKNTLAAYGHVHFFGNLEWFKEIFK, from the coding sequence ATGAAGAGTATAGTTATAGCTTCGAATTGCAGTGGCGGTGGTAAAACCACAGTAACACTAGGAATTATGAAAGCACTAAAAAATAGAGGATTTAAGGTACAAGGGTATAAAGTGGGACCTGATTATATAGACCCAGCTTTTCATACAAAAATAACCGGTAGTGATTCAAGAAATTTAGATTTATATCTTATGGGTGAAAATGGAGTTAAGGCTAGTTTTTCTAGAGGCGAGGGAGACTTAGGAGTAGTTGAAGGTGTTATGGGCTTATATGATGGCAAAGGTACAGATACGTCATATTCTACTTATGATTTATCAAAGGTTTTAGACTTACCTATTATACTTGTGTTGTCGCCAAAGGCTCAGGTAGCAACTCTCTGTGCAGAAATAAATGGAATAGTGAATTTCAGAGATGCTAATATAAAGGGTATAATTCTAAATAATATTACAGAAGGTTATTATAATTTACTTAAAGCCGCTATTAAAGAAAACTGTAACTTGGAGGTTTTAGGCTATCTCCCTAAAGATGAGAGATTAGATTTGAAAAGTAGGCATTTAGGGCTAATTCAAAGCAGTGAAGTAGAGGATTTAGAAGGAAAAATTGAAATATGTGCCCAGTTATTAGAAAAGCATTTAGACATGGATTTGTTATTAGATGGATTTAAGGAAAGTGAAAAGTATGTAGATAATTTTCATGTGGAGAATAAGGGGAAAAAAATAGCTGTGGCCTATGACAAAGCCTTTAGTTTTTATTATAAGGAAAATTTGGAGCTTCTAGAGGAATTGGGAGAAGTTATATACTTTAGTCCCATTGAGGATAAGGAGTTGCCAGGTAATATTGATTTTCTTTATATCGGTGGAGGTTACCCAGAGGTATTTATAGGGGAGTTATCCCAAAATACATCTATGCTGGATAGTATAAAAATAGCTCTCAACAATGGACTGCGTTGTTATGCGGAATGTGGCGGATTAATGTACCTTACTTTAGGTGAAAAACCTCAGGGAGAAAAACTAGGAGTGGAAGATCAGACAGCACACAATGCAGTTGGTTTTTTTGAAGGTTATTATGCTTTGACAAAAACACTTCAGAATTTTGGATATGCAGAAATTAAGGTAAATGTAGAAAATAATATTATATCCAAAAACATGAGCATAAACTGTCATGAGTTTCATAAATCTATTGTTAAGCTCGAGGCAGAAAAAGTCTTTAAACTTTCTAAACAGGTTTATGATGGTAGCTTGAAAGATTGGAAATGTGGATATGTTATGAAAAATACCTTAGCAGCCTATGGACATGTGCATTTTTTCGGCAATTTAGAATGGTTTAAAGAGATTTTTAAATAG